Within Ovis aries strain OAR_USU_Benz2616 breed Rambouillet chromosome 11, ARS-UI_Ramb_v3.0, whole genome shotgun sequence, the genomic segment ttgcctggagaattccatggacagaggagcctggcgggctacagtccgtggggtcgcagagtcagacatgacggggCAGCTAGCGCACGCACGTAGTGTCATTTCTAAACTGTGTGCCTGAATTTAAAGTCTTTCCCTTCTTGCGTCTAGTTCACCTTTATGGTTTTATTCATTAATGTCTTTATTGCTGCTCATTATTATGGCATTTAGACAGTTTTCTGGTGTCAGCTTCACAATATGTTCTcagagttttctgttttctgcttgTTTATGCTTTTGGGTTAATGAAAAGAGCCCTAATTAATATAGGATTCTATATCAATAAGGATATATTGAAACAcatttgaaatgacaaaattacaaATTGCTTTTTATTGTTGAACTTTTTCTTAGACACTGAGGATTTTGGTCTGAATTTATTTGGTCATGCCCACATAGCTAATAGCAGATTTTCCCTTTCCCATCTATAAGGATTCTATTGTTACTCAGTATTAACTATAATAATATGGAAGTTATTTTAGCAAACACTTATTAGTATCCACAGGAGTCCAGAATAAATAATAACTAGATGAcaatctggcttttttttttttttaccagtctCTTGCATGGCACCAAGAATATCACCAATTCAAGTGGTTTAAGATTATCAAGACAAAACAGTGATGGTGGTCAGAAAAATAAGCCTCGTGAGCATATTATAGACTGTGGCGATATAGTCTGGAGTCTTGCTTTTGGATCATcagttccagagaaacagagtCGCTGTGTAAATATAGAATGGCATCGGTTCAGATTTGGACAAGATCAGCTACTCCTTGCCACAGGGTTAAACAGTGGACGTATCAAAATATGGGATGTATATACAGGTATGAAGTCATAGTCTTGAAAGCAAACTTGATTATTTTATGATGTGAGCATAGCTTGTAGACACTAGAAGAATACAATTTGAGGATTTTAACTTACGGAGAAGCAAGAATTGATCCTCTGAATCTGTCTTTATACATATATCTTTATTGGCCTAAATAGCGCCTGCAGcttatagggttttttttttttgcattaattgattaattaattaattttttttagttttactttacaatactgtattggttttgccatacattgacgtgaatccaccacgggttgTACATGctatcccaaacatgaacccacctcccagcTTATAGTTTTAATTTAGGAAAATAGAGTTCATATTTCTTGATCACTCTTCAGAGAATATTATAGTAGGAAGGGCATGCCTAAGGAACATTTAGTTAATTATCACTTGTAAACTAGTAATGTGCTTTATGACTCAAATTGCAAGATGTTTGCTTATATACGTTTTCAATATATAATAGCTTAGAGGCATTCAAGGTAAATCTGGTTTTCAGCAATCATTATCTAGCCTCTGGAAGGCTTTAGTGACATTTTATCTTAAGTTTAACCAGGTAGGTTAAGAAGATAAATTCTTTGGGCAGTTAAAAGTAAATATGTCCTGGGAAttcactggcagtccagtagttagggctTGGCGGGTGCTTccctgcaaggggcatgggtttgatccctggtctgggaactaagatctcaatAAACACGAGACATGCCTgcagtgccccccccccccccccccccccccgccccgccaaaAAAAGTAAATGTGCTCTTCACTACCTAAAATGTATAGCTTCAGACTGTTAGTCTGTACTCCAAAatttaagagattttttaaaatgagctttAAAACAGTATGTACATTAGAATACAGCAAGCGATATTAACATTGAGTGGGGATAATGAATCAGTAAATTTGATTGAATTCTGGCGAAAAGTTTAAAAGGTAAGCACATCACTTTgcatagaaaaacaaaactcatatAGTAGatgaataaatactttttttcattGAGATTATGTTTGAAAGTTTAGGCTGTTACTATACAagggtgtttttttaaaaaaaattatttggctgcatggcgtcttagttgtggcctgccACGTCTTGTTCCCTGATCggggatcagacccaggccctctgcatttggagtgtggaatcttagccactgggccaccagggaagtcccacaaagaTTTTAAATGATGGTCCAAGAGTTTGTTCACATTTCAGAAattcccttttaatttttctaataaatttaGGCTTTGGTATCTTTGAGATAATTCATTTTAAGACATTGTAAATAGTGAATCTAAAGATAATATTGAAAGCACACTAATAAATAAGTCATTTTACAAAGGAGGTCCTCatctatttctctcctttctttttttaatgatgagaaacctgatttttaaaaataagaaagctggTAAAAATTATTAACATTGCCTCTTTCTGACCTTCCATTGCATTTAGGAAAACTCCTCCTTAACTTGGTAGATCATACTGAAGTGGTCAGAGATTTAACTTTTGCTCCAGATGGGAGCTTGATCCTGGTGTCAGCTTCAAGAGACAAAACTCTGAGAGTGTGggacctgaaagatgatggtatgTCTGTCTTTCTAGGCTGTGGAAAAGAATTAGTTTCTGGGTATTATTACTGAGATGTATTACAAACACTTGAGGTTAACAGTGACATGATcatagtttccttttctctgcctaGTCCTTTGGCCCCTTTTCCCGtgcagatcaaacaaaactgtaaataTGACCTGGAATAGGAGCCAGCAGTTACTCTAAGTAAACAATCTGATATTACTCGGAAACTAACTACACAGATCTGTATCAACTGTTTGAGGACAAAATCTATATCAGTTTTAAGGTTTTATTCAAACTGGTCTTGTGGTGGTTCATTTCCTTTATATTGGGGAAGGTTATCAACTTCCTATTTGCTTAGTGAAAATTTAAGATCTTGATGTAATGAAAGATACTCCTTAGTAATTAATAAAATGTAAGTTCAAACATGATTTATACACCAGaatttataatatgtaaatacTAAACATAACTTGGATAGGTTAagtaagaaattataaaataagagaTTTACCCTCCAATATAGTAAAAGGGATGTCAGTGTCAAGTTTTAGCTTTTTTGGAAACATTGGTAATTGTGGTGCCTTTACAAAGTTTTGGGGAATCTGCCTTGTTTGAGAGGACCTGAGATGAGCATTTCTTACCCCTTCTTAACCTCCAGTGAAAGAATTTTAACTAGAACCTTACATTAAGATCCATTGGTGCTCCTCCAGCCTCAAGCTGGAAGTTGACAGGCTTGTTTAGACAAGTGTAGCTTAAATTGAGTGGAGTAGGAAACAAGTTCCTCAGATTTGGAGACTTGTTTCGGCTTATGGGTAGTAACCGTTACCTGAGAGAACAATACACTACTACCAAACCATGTGGCACCTCTTCTATCTACATTTATCGATTCTCTAATTGCTTAGCTGTTAAGGGATcccaaaaggtaaaaaaataaaaaactaagagaGTCAGCTGACCttttcttaaagggccagatGGTGACTAACTAGGCTTGTAGACCATACTAAAGTTTgtgattctgccatttttgaaatGCTAGTCATTTGAATTAGATTCCAGGGTTAacacagatattttctttttgttcaggAAACATGATGAAAGTATTGCGGGGCCATCAGAACTGGGTGTATAGCTGTGCATTCTCTCCTGACTCTTCTATGCTGTGTTCAGTGGGAGCCAGTAAAGCAGTATGTGTCAAAGTTCCTGTATATTTATTGTGAATTGGATTGTAATAATGTAtgcaaaatcattttaaatcTGGTAACCTATTAAGTCTGTGCTCGGTGTCTTAAATATCTTAAATGTGTTATTTCATGATGGGGGAGAATTTGCATGAGGGAAATTAAATATAGTTATTGATTATATTGTAAAGTGAGAAATTGGGTTGCTTTAGTTAGAGatgatatatgtaaaatatggggtatggcaattttattttttataagatcTAGGAAAGTATATATGTTGTAGAAGAGATCTAGTCCAAATGTTAAAACATTCCCTTgctaattattttcttctctgttgttctattttttttttttttggtccagttTGCTGTTTAAAAAGTTTTGAGTCCCAGCTGGTCCTGGACATTTAACtgaaaaaagtaacttaaaaatctaataagaataaaaataacagtCATGTATGTCCCAGAGTGAATTTCATCTAAATTTTATATGGTCTGTCTTACATAGCATACCTGTCGACAGATTAAGTATAAAGTGACTCTTAAGAGAGTTATCCTTATTGATGGACCCCCCTTTAGTCAGTTATCTACTAGCTGTGTTAGTAAAAAGAGATCTTATTAGATTCAGGTATTTATGAAAATCCGTTAACGTCCAAATAAATGTGATGATCACAATATACTTTGAATTAATGGGGGTGGGAGTCTGGttaaaatggattttatttaGCCAAGAAGTGTGTTAAAATGATAGTTGCAAATGTTGACAGTTTAGGGAAAAAATACTCAGTTCATTAAAAATCATAAGAAGAGCAAAGCTAGATGTTGACATTGCTATTTTAGGCTGTGTGTTTTCCATATGCTTCTTGCTTTCCCTGTCACAGGTGGTGGCAGCAATATTGGTGTGATTGAGGTTATGCTGGCACCACTCGCACACAGGCGCACAATGGTGTTAGCTGGGCAGAAAGAGTGGCATCTCTGGCTACCGGGCTGGGGGCGACCTTTACCATAGGATGAAGTAACCTTGCATTCGGCTGCAAGGTGTACTGTACGTACACAGGTGCTGGTCGATGTccactttctgcttttctttctttctttttttctttttaaaaataattaaaaataattccccCCGCAGTGAAACCAACTGACTCCTCCGATGTAATTGATCTTCCAGTCTGGTGGAATTGGGAGTCTTAACATGTGAAACCAATTTAGTGTAATGTAATTGGCTTTCAAATGGTTTCTCTGTGCTATTTTTTGGAATTCATTGTGATACTAGAGATACCTTAAGTCTTTGATCCAACTGAAAGTTTGTATGtattttctttggaagtaataTATTGTGTCTGTGCAGAAAAAAAGTAGCAAAAAGGATTGCTTTACTCCAAGAGGAGGAGAGTTTATCTTATTAGGATTGTTACAAACCTCTAAGCTGATGTTTAATATAACAGACTGAAGTAAACATTAGAATCCTGTTCAGAGCTATTCTGCACAGTCTAACTACACTGATCTTTAGAATCTAAAACTATGTGTGAACTAGTGCTAAAGTAACTTAAATGTTTTACACTTAAAATGACTAATGATTGTGGTCGGTTTGGGAAAAATAAGATTGGCAAATCTTGATTCACAGAAATgttaattgtattatttttgtaaattagcattttcattttgtaatgtGGTTTAACATCCTTGTTGTTTGCCAAAGAAATTTCATTTGGCTGTGAAAAATTCTCTTTGCTTGCAGTATCTGTTTCTCTTCCTAGGCTCACGTTGGTGACCCAAGCCTATTGTAAACAAGTGATTATCTCAAAGGGAGATGCCAATGGAGTAACAATTTGTTAACCTTATATTTTctgtctgtatatttttaaaaaatttggtagtttctggaaataaaaaaagGGGGTTTGTAGTACTTAAccctatttatttttgtatattttagttaATTAGTTTTTGGAATAAACGGATTTCAGTATAATTTTGTGGTTAAGTTGCATTGCCTTTTTTGTGTTtaggcttatttttaaattaacatttaacaGAAACATTTGAAATAGAATTTGCATGTCTATCTTAATTAActtaaaaactgattttaatcTGACTATGACACTGAgcatattttaattattcataatttataatgtttaatttaatataattttaattaaatttagctGTTTTAGTTTAAGATGTGCGATTTTGTCCTCTGCATGTCTGAGTGAAGCTATAACATGTGCCTTTTCTTGCAGGTTTTCCTTTGGAATATGGATAAATACACCATGATACGAAAACTAGAAGGGCATCACCATGATGTTGTAGCTTGTGACTTTTCTCCTGATGGAGCATTGCTGGCTACGGCATCTTACGATACTCGAGTGTATATCTGGGATCCACACACTGGAGCCATTCTGATGGAATTTGGGTGGGGACAGCTTGTATTATTTCAGTCTGTAATTCTTCTCTACTGTCAGTGTAGTGTAAGAAGTCCCAGAGTTGATCAGAATCTTTAACATGTGACATCTAAACTTACAGTCTATAGTAATTTGAAATGTGGGTGTCATTTATGCCCTTTAATAATGCATTTAAATTCTACCAATAAACTTGACTGTCTTGATACAGATCTTGTTACTTAACAGGACATGACTCTGTAGAAGTGGTAGTTATATTTAGAGTTTTGTGTTGGGGAACCGTAAACTTAGTCTTAAGAGTCTTAAACCACTCTAAAAGGGAGATTAGTAATTAGGTTTAATTACTTTGTTTAAAGGTAGATCAACTCTTCTCAATTGTGTTCATGAGGGCCACTCTAAACTATTCAAAGACTGATGTACAAAGtagttttgtttcttgaggtgacTCTCACTTGCCCTAAAAACGTCTTTTACTTCAGGCACCTGTTTcccccacccactccaatatttgcTGGAGGAGCAAATGACCGATGGGTACGATCTGTATCGTTCAGTCATGATGGATTGCACGTTGCAAGCCTTGCTGATGATAAGTAAGTGTGTGAATTACAGCTTGACATTTTTATTACTGTCTTTTAAagatttcctttcattcttctaCTTAATAAAAAACATTCTTAAGGATGaaaaactttccacagtttgAGTTTTAATGACTTTTTATCTAGACAACACTTTGGGAGATGTTGGTGTGTCTTAAAGAATATTGGCCTGAGTAGTATTTGTGTAAACTGAAGATAATGAGtgccttttcctttgttctttattAACTAGTTCAGGTAGACTAGGTACATTTTTAATTAGCTTTTTAGCTCAGCTGACAGGTTTCTATTTTTAAGTAATATCTTATAAAGGTTGAAACAAGGACAttgtcaaaatgaaataaatggtaAAAACAGTCATTAGTACCTAGTGAAATTGGGGCTGTAAGGATGAAATGTCACGTGTCTGAAATGTGCTGCTTTTGGTAAGAATCAGAAACTAGATGCAGCCATTCCATTTTCCCATACTTTTATCAATGTGCCTGGATATGGCACTAAGCAGTTTGGGAACATCGATTTAGAAAGTGACTCATTACGATCTTTCTAGAATGTTAAGAAACATGGGGAGAGTTATTTGCCAATaatcattgttttcctttttgtttgggGTAGGTTCTGATTTAGCACAGAGtgatttctttctgaattttaaaagttgcttttaCCTTAAATTTCCAACTAGATAATTATTGGacaatttatttcctttctagAATGGTGAGGTTCTGGAGAATTGATGAGGATTATCCTGTGCAGGTTGCACCTTTGAGCAATGGTCTTTGCTGTGCCTTTTCTACTGATGGCAGTGTTTTAGCTGCTGGGTAAGTGATTTTTCTCTTAAGAGGCAATTTAAGTTGGCTTTAGTCAAAGCAGCCTGTGTGTTACTCAGTAAATTCCATAAGGGCTCTTTATAATACTATTGCAGGTCTCCTTAATCAGGTTTTAATGTGCAATTTGTGGCTCCAGCTCGAAGCCTTGGTGGTAATTGTTTGAAGTGTAGGATGATGAAATACGTGGATTTGTGTGACTGAGcctgtgatttttgtttgtttctgttcagGACACATGATGGAAGTGTGTATTTTTGGGCAACTCCAAGGCAAGTCCCTAGCCTTCAACATTTATGTCGCATGTCAATCCGGAGAGTGATGCCCACCCAAGAAGTCCAGGAGCTGCCGGTTCCTTCCAAAGTTTTAGAGTTTCTCTCCTACCGTCTTTAGAGGACGCTGCCTTCCCTAGTATTAGGGACTGAACACACTTTACACAAACCTCAAGCTTTACTGACTTCAAGGTTTAGGAGATTTATTTAATTTGATAGATTCTTGTATTGCATTTTGATCAGttgagcttttaaaatattatttatagacCTTAGAACTATTTCTGAACATATCAAAtgtaaattttttctaaaatttaactgTGAAAGCATACgtacatgtatatatttgtatataagcTGCTATGTGTTGAATGGACCCTTTTGCTTTTCTCattcttagtttcagcatgtat encodes:
- the WSB1 gene encoding WD repeat and SOCS box-containing protein 1, which translates into the protein MASFPPRVNEKEIVRSRTIGELLAPAAPFDKKCGRENWTVAFAPDGSYFAWSQGHRTVKLVAWSQCLKNFLLHGTKNITNSSGLRLSRQNSDGGQKNKPREHIIDCGDIVWSLAFGSSVPEKQSRCVNIEWHRFRFGQDQLLLATGLNSGRIKIWDVYTGKLLLNLVDHTEVVRDLTFAPDGSLILVSASRDKTLRVWDLKDDGNMMKVLRGHQNWVYSCAFSPDSSMLCSVGASKAVFLWNMDKYTMIRKLEGHHHDVVACDFSPDGALLATASYDTRVYIWDPHTGAILMEFGHLFPPPTPIFAGGANDRWVRSVSFSHDGLHVASLADDKMVRFWRIDEDYPVQVAPLSNGLCCAFSTDGSVLAAGTHDGSVYFWATPRQVPSLQHLCRMSIRRVMPTQEVQELPVPSKVLEFLSYRL